A genomic region of Oceaniferula marina contains the following coding sequences:
- the purD gene encoding phosphoribosylamine--glycine ligase produces the protein MKILVVGKGGREHALITALDESPVDTELFCFPGSDAIESLASSVQVDGLDELIVWMKDHEIELCVAGEESYLVKGEGLANLCEQAGIPCWGPHKQSAQLEASKEFAKEFMLRHGIPTGAASGCADIDEARAAINGQYPTVLKFDGLAAGKGVAVCPDEASAEEFLQEVLVERKFGDGRLLVEECLTGPEVSIFAAVCDDEYLIFTPARDYKRIGDNDEGANTGGMGAVASRQLIDADMLAEIETSIVKPTIQGLVKDDLPYRGYLYFGLMLTPDGPKIIEYNCRFGDPECQAVMPLVQGDIASFCLSAAKGEMKSELLSFDEGWSVCLILASAGYPASSRSGDVISGLEKVDGARVYHAGTKRNAEGQWETNGGRVLAVVAGAEDRLGAVDAAYAELTKVKFDGAQNRSDIGRMHF, from the coding sequence ATGAAAATTCTCGTTGTAGGCAAAGGAGGGCGTGAGCACGCATTGATTACCGCATTGGACGAATCACCGGTCGATACCGAGTTGTTCTGTTTTCCCGGCAGCGATGCGATTGAGTCACTGGCCAGCAGTGTGCAAGTGGACGGTTTGGATGAGCTGATTGTGTGGATGAAAGATCACGAGATCGAATTGTGTGTAGCGGGTGAGGAAAGCTATTTGGTGAAAGGCGAAGGGTTGGCCAACCTTTGTGAGCAGGCAGGCATTCCCTGCTGGGGGCCACATAAACAATCGGCTCAGCTTGAAGCGAGCAAGGAGTTTGCCAAGGAGTTTATGCTGCGTCACGGCATCCCGACGGGAGCCGCTAGCGGCTGTGCGGACATCGATGAAGCCCGTGCTGCCATCAATGGGCAGTATCCAACGGTGCTGAAATTCGATGGCTTGGCTGCCGGCAAAGGCGTGGCGGTTTGCCCCGATGAGGCCAGCGCGGAAGAATTTCTTCAGGAAGTGCTCGTTGAACGTAAGTTCGGGGATGGACGTCTGTTGGTCGAAGAATGCCTGACCGGGCCGGAGGTTTCCATTTTTGCCGCGGTTTGTGATGACGAGTATTTGATTTTTACTCCGGCCCGCGATTACAAGCGCATCGGGGATAACGACGAGGGGGCCAATACCGGTGGTATGGGAGCGGTTGCCAGTCGTCAGCTGATTGATGCCGACATGCTGGCAGAAATTGAAACATCCATTGTGAAGCCCACCATTCAAGGTTTGGTCAAGGATGACTTGCCATACCGTGGTTACTTGTATTTTGGCCTGATGCTGACTCCGGACGGCCCGAAAATCATTGAATACAACTGCCGATTTGGTGACCCCGAGTGCCAGGCTGTGATGCCATTGGTTCAGGGGGACATTGCCAGTTTCTGTCTGTCTGCAGCCAAGGGGGAGATGAAGTCCGAGCTGCTCAGCTTTGATGAAGGCTGGAGCGTGTGCCTGATTCTTGCCAGTGCCGGATATCCTGCCAGCTCACGTAGCGGGGATGTGATCTCGGGTCTCGAGAAGGTTGATGGGGCCAGAGTGTATCATGCTGGAACCAAGCGAAATGCCGAGGGGCAGTGGGAAACCAATGGCGGCAGGGT
- a CDS encoding PEP-CTERM sorting domain-containing protein: MIFSRTPCCMVMASAFLASIPSHAANLITNGDFSGGTSGTYAPGSATGGANNVPTGWVGYATGNDSLFVNGSQRVNFNGGDKPSGSYIEQSVSTQTNRWYALAWQQQSHSGTDNGGVLMTSTLTSGAASTTSSLRGMLDGASLIHTMSTSTTVRLSDIGASTVSLDTQLDNVVLDLANGQYNVAHLATLSSDSQYGLGTWGNEENAVDGRIGATNSSNTIFHSNNNSGGWYEMDFTLNAMGAYIDRIEIEARPGFNSRMGDSIQIYSTSDALLETIVIDDSSGSFGVDGTWSDVGRIRIANDGDFINLAEVRTFSSFVDGVMVPEPSSLTLLGLGSLALVLRRRK, from the coding sequence ATGATCTTTTCACGCACTCCTTGCTGTATGGTGATGGCATCGGCATTTCTTGCTTCAATACCATCACATGCCGCCAACCTGATTACGAATGGTGACTTTTCCGGTGGAACGTCGGGAACCTATGCCCCCGGCTCCGCTACAGGAGGGGCCAATAACGTCCCTACCGGCTGGGTCGGGTATGCCACAGGCAACGACTCTCTGTTTGTCAATGGATCCCAAAGGGTCAACTTCAACGGTGGAGACAAACCATCGGGCAGTTACATCGAGCAAAGTGTAAGCACTCAAACCAACCGCTGGTATGCGCTAGCCTGGCAACAGCAAAGCCATTCCGGGACCGACAATGGAGGTGTATTGATGACAAGCACACTGACCAGTGGAGCTGCCAGTACAACAAGCAGCTTGCGGGGGATGCTGGACGGAGCTTCCCTCATCCATACGATGTCGACATCAACGACGGTTCGCCTGTCGGATATCGGAGCGAGCACCGTATCGCTCGACACCCAACTGGACAATGTTGTTCTGGATTTGGCCAATGGCCAATACAACGTAGCTCATCTGGCCACGCTGAGTTCTGATTCCCAGTATGGTCTTGGAACATGGGGCAACGAAGAAAATGCCGTGGATGGTCGCATTGGAGCGACGAATTCAAGCAACACCATTTTTCACAGTAATAACAACTCAGGAGGTTGGTATGAAATGGATTTCACGTTAAACGCCATGGGGGCTTACATTGATCGTATCGAGATCGAAGCAAGGCCAGGGTTCAACTCCCGCATGGGAGACTCCATTCAAATTTATTCCACATCCGACGCCCTCTTGGAAACCATCGTTATTGATGATTCATCAGGAAGCTTCGGTGTTGATGGGACATGGAGTGATGTTGGCAGAATTCGTATCGCCAATGACGGAGATTTCATCAACTTAGCAGAAGTCAGGACCTTCAGCAGTTTTGTCGATGGCGTCATGGTTCCAGAACCCTCCTCGCTCACTCTTTTGGGACTCGGAAGTCTCGCTCTGGTTCTACGCCGCAGGAAATAA